GATGGAAGAAAACACCATCACCATGCAGGCATTGGTGATGGCCCATGCTTGCTACGGCCACAACAGCTTTTTCAAAGGCAATTACCTGTTCAAAACCTGGACCGATGCCAGCTCAATTATCGACTATCTGGTCTTTGCCAAAAATTACATTGCAGAATGCGAACAGCGCCACGGTGTCGATGCCGTGGAAAATGTAATCGATTCCTGTCATGCCCTAATGAACTATGGTGTTGACCGCTACAAACGCCCGTCCGAAATATCATTCCGCGAAGAAAAAGCCCGCCAGAAAGAGCGTGAGGAATACCTGCAAAGTCAGGTGAATGACCTTTGGCGCACCATTCCGGTCAGCCAGGTCGAAAAAGTCCAGCCCAAAAAACGTTTTCCTGCTGAGCCTCAGGAGAACATTCTCTATTTCATTGAGAAGCACGCACCACTGCTTGAACCATGGCAAAGGGAAATCGTACGCATTGTCCGCAAGATGGGGCAGTATTTTTATCCCCAGAAGCAAACCCAGGTGATGAACGAGGGCTGGGCCACCTTCTGGCACTACACCATTTTGAATCACCTCTATGATGAAGGTCTGGTGACCGACCGTTTTATGCTGGAATTCCTGCAAAGCCACACGGGTGTGGTCGCACAACCCGCTTACAACAGTCGCTATTATTCCGGCATTAACCCCTACGCCCTCGGATTCAATATGTTCACCGATATCCGCCGGATCTGTGAAAACCCCACAGAGGAAGACAGAGCCTGGTTCCCTGAAATTGCCGGCAGCAATTGGCTCGATACCCTGCACTTTGCCATGGAAAACTTTAAAGACGAGAGTTTTATCAGCCAATATCTGTCGCCGGCCATGATAAGACAGTTCAAGCTTTTCGGGATTGTGGACGACGAGCGAAAAAACTATCTGTCTATTTCAGCTATCCATGATGAGGTCGGCTATCGGGAAATTCGGCAAACCATGTCACAGCAATACAACCTCTCCAATCTTGAACCCAACATTCAGGTGCACAGGGTTGAGGTAATGGGCGATCGCTCCATGACATTAAGGTATGTTCCTTTCAACAATATTCCACTGGCAGACGATTACAGGGAAGTGCTGAAACACCTTCATCGATTGTGGGGTTTCACCGTGGTGCTTGAACAGGAAGAAAGTGATGGCACCATCAAGGAGCTGGCACGCTGCCCCCCACGAGATGAAGAGGGACACTCGGTGAAAATATAAAAAAACGCAGCCTGATGGCTGCGTTTTTTATGCCGCTGAAAGCATTAACCGTGTGGATCCTGATTAATATCAGCGGGCATGGCGTCTTTCAGCTTTTGCCACATTTTGCCGCTGTTAATGCCATAGCTTCGCATCAGCGCCGGTACTTCCCCGTACGCATGACGCTTTGCCAGCTTTTCCAGCTCAATATAAAAATCCATCGCCAACTTTCGTGCTTCAGCGCTGGAGAAGTAATAGCGGCCTACCCGACTGTAAAGTCCTTTAAAACCGTTCAGGATTAACACATAAAGCGGGTTACCCGATGAAAAGGCTAGCGTGTGATGCAAATCGTAATCGAACTCAGCATATGCTTCAGCCGAATCTTCCATACCATGGATACGGGCAAGGATTTCTACTGCGGTTTCTGGATTGTGACGCAGTGCGCCACGGAAATAGATAGCGCTGACATTCGTTCGGGCCGATAACAACTGGTCAACCAACACCGGAAACCCCTCAGGATTCAAGTCCGCAATGGTTTCCAAAATATTCAGGCCTGACGTTTCCCAGAAATTATTTACCCGGGTTGGCTTACCGTGCTGGATAGTGAGCCAGCCATCGCGGGCCAAACGCTGCAACACTTCCCTCAATGTGGTACGGGTTACACCGATAAGCTCTGAAAGCTCACGCTCGGCAGGAAGAATGGAGCCAGGGGGAAATTTATTTTCCCAAATGGAACGCACTATGTATTTCTCTGCGAAACTCGCAGGACCTTTGGCATTGATTATCATCAGCCCCAATTTCCAGTGGTTTAACCTCGTGTTGGGCACTGATCATACCAGAGCGGTAAAAAATGAAAACCTAAAGCGTGCTATTGAACAATTTGAATTGGCCTCAAATCACATTGTTGTTTAAAAAGACATCGAACGATGTCGTTTATCTGCATTTTTTGTAATTGAGATCAGTTTTTTGCCACCTTCTGTTGTGGTTAGCGGATTACTTTAGGTTAAGGTTTAGGCTAGACTGAAGTACGTGTCAGTTCCGCTATACTAATAAATAATAAACCTCATTAATTATCAAGCATATGGAGAGGGGAAAATGCCATTGACTCTTGGGCAGTCACTGTTTGCCAACTTTCTGGGTAATTCGCCCAGATGGTATAAGTTCGCGATCCTGTCGTTTCTGGCGATAAATCCGATACTCTTTTACCTGAACCCCTTTATTGCAGGTTGGGTTTTGGTTATCCAGTTTATTTTCACCCTGGCCATGGCCCTTAAATGTTATCCCCTGCAGCCCGGTGGTTTGCTTGCCATTGAAGCCGTGATCATCGGCATGACCAGCCCCACACAGGTGTTACACGAAATCCAGGCCAATCTGGAAGTACTGCTGCTTCTGGTGTTTATGGTCGCTGGCATCTACTTTATGAAACAGCTGCTGCTGTACGCCTTCACCAAGATGTTGACCAAGGTACGTTCGAAAATCGTCGTATCCATGCTGTTTTGTATTGCGTCGGCGTTTTTGTCGGCCTTCCTCGATGCCCTTACTGTCATTGCGGTGATCATTACAGTGGCTGTGGGTTTCTACTCTATCTACCATAAAGTGGCATCGGGTAAAGACTTCAGCTCCGATCACGACCACACCTCGGAAGCACCGGAGCAGCTTAACGAAAGCGAGCTTGAGTCATTCCGTGGATTTTTGCGTAACCTCTTGATGCACGCCGGTGTGGGTACTGCCCTTGGTGGCGTGTGCACCATGGTTGGCGAGCCCCAAAACCTCATTATCGCAGCTCAGGCCAACTGGCAATTTGGCGAATTTGCCATTCGCATGTCACCTGTCACTGTGCCGGTGTTTTTTGCCGGGATCTTGACCTGTTTTATCGTGGAAAAATTTAAATGGTTTGGTTACGGCGCCAAACTGCCTGAGGCTGTACATAAGATCTTGAGCGAATACGATGCATACGAAGATGCCCGCCGCACACCTAAAGATAAGGTCAAGCTCATCGTACAGGCATTGGTGGGTGTTTGGCTGATTGTAGGTCTTGCATTCCACCTCGCATCAGTAGGCCTGATTGGTCTCTCTGTGATTATCCTTAACACCGCCTTCAACGGCATTACCGACGAGCATGCTCTGGGTAAAGCGTTTGAAGAAGCCCTACCCTTTACGGCGCTGCTGGCGGTATTCTTTGCAGTAGTAGGGGTTATTATTGACCAGCAACTTTTCGCGCCGGTTATCCAGT
This portion of the Shewanella amazonensis SB2B genome encodes:
- the fadR gene encoding fatty acid metabolism transcriptional regulator FadR, with the translated sequence MIINAKGPASFAEKYIVRSIWENKFPPGSILPAERELSELIGVTRTTLREVLQRLARDGWLTIQHGKPTRVNNFWETSGLNILETIADLNPEGFPVLVDQLLSARTNVSAIYFRGALRHNPETAVEILARIHGMEDSAEAYAEFDYDLHHTLAFSSGNPLYVLILNGFKGLYSRVGRYYFSSAEARKLAMDFYIELEKLAKRHAYGEVPALMRSYGINSGKMWQKLKDAMPADINQDPHG
- the nhaB gene encoding sodium/proton antiporter NhaB, whose protein sequence is MPLTLGQSLFANFLGNSPRWYKFAILSFLAINPILFYLNPFIAGWVLVIQFIFTLAMALKCYPLQPGGLLAIEAVIIGMTSPTQVLHEIQANLEVLLLLVFMVAGIYFMKQLLLYAFTKMLTKVRSKIVVSMLFCIASAFLSAFLDALTVIAVIITVAVGFYSIYHKVASGKDFSSDHDHTSEAPEQLNESELESFRGFLRNLLMHAGVGTALGGVCTMVGEPQNLIIAAQANWQFGEFAIRMSPVTVPVFFAGILTCFIVEKFKWFGYGAKLPEAVHKILSEYDAYEDARRTPKDKVKLIVQALVGVWLIVGLAFHLASVGLIGLSVIILNTAFNGITDEHALGKAFEEALPFTALLAVFFAVVGVIIDQQLFAPVIQWALSYEGNVQLVIFYIANGLLSMVSDNVFVGTVYINEVKAALLNGQITRDQFDLLAVAINTGTNLPSVATPNGQAAFLFLLTSALAPLIRLSYGRMVMMALPYTIVLSIVGILAIESGFLTDMTQYFYDSHLINHHTAAEAAGKALGGH
- a CDS encoding SpoVR family protein → MGKRTPLSDGPDWTFELLEEYQREIERVAAHYRLNTYPNQIEVITAEQMMDAYAGIGMPIGYTHWSFGKRFIQTEQSYKRGQMGLAYEIVINSNPCIAYLMEENTITMQALVMAHACYGHNSFFKGNYLFKTWTDASSIIDYLVFAKNYIAECEQRHGVDAVENVIDSCHALMNYGVDRYKRPSEISFREEKARQKEREEYLQSQVNDLWRTIPVSQVEKVQPKKRFPAEPQENILYFIEKHAPLLEPWQREIVRIVRKMGQYFYPQKQTQVMNEGWATFWHYTILNHLYDEGLVTDRFMLEFLQSHTGVVAQPAYNSRYYSGINPYALGFNMFTDIRRICENPTEEDRAWFPEIAGSNWLDTLHFAMENFKDESFISQYLSPAMIRQFKLFGIVDDERKNYLSISAIHDEVGYREIRQTMSQQYNLSNLEPNIQVHRVEVMGDRSMTLRYVPFNNIPLADDYREVLKHLHRLWGFTVVLEQEESDGTIKELARCPPRDEEGHSVKI